From Kangiella sp. TOML190, one genomic window encodes:
- a CDS encoding toprim domain-containing protein, whose translation MKQLTRSSNTVDISRSLPVFIESQFVGISKDERATQETFNYYQERFLSSDKAQQFLFARGIKNLELLDQLGIGYCDRSLGKKLRALSKWDEQAFRGSMQRVGLIKSSGHEVLRGAITVPFYSLDEQIVGAYGRRICPKLRSGTPYHVHWLTDATTFFNLGALNHHSEIILCKNPLDALVWLCHGFSNVIALMGARNYLNQHALIFDSYHINKVLLAFGGSREALVYSRKIIRLNTNLGIETKILISPQGLATSDYALTLSNPYKGLMQSLSQPYILE comes from the coding sequence ATGAAGCAACTAACCCGTTCATCCAATACCGTTGATATTTCAAGAAGCTTGCCAGTGTTTATAGAGAGCCAGTTTGTTGGAATATCAAAGGATGAGCGCGCTACTCAAGAAACATTTAACTATTACCAAGAACGTTTTTTGAGTAGCGATAAAGCCCAACAGTTTCTTTTTGCTAGGGGGATTAAAAACTTAGAGTTATTGGATCAATTGGGGATTGGTTATTGCGATAGAAGTTTAGGTAAAAAATTGAGAGCCTTATCGAAGTGGGATGAACAAGCCTTTCGTGGCTCTATGCAACGAGTGGGTTTGATTAAATCATCGGGACATGAAGTACTTCGGGGCGCTATTACTGTGCCATTTTATAGTCTGGACGAACAAATTGTCGGTGCCTATGGTCGGCGTATTTGTCCTAAGCTGCGTTCGGGTACGCCTTATCATGTTCATTGGCTAACCGATGCAACGACCTTTTTTAATCTTGGCGCTTTAAATCACCATAGCGAGATTATTTTATGTAAGAATCCGTTGGATGCGTTGGTGTGGTTATGCCATGGCTTCTCAAACGTTATTGCTTTGATGGGAGCCAGAAACTATCTCAACCAACATGCGCTTATCTTTGATTCATACCATATCAATAAAGTATTACTGGCTTTTGGCGGTAGCCGAGAAGCGCTTGTTTATTCTCGCAAAATTATTCGATTGAATACCAATCTTGGTATTGAAACTAAAATATTGATATCCCCACAAGGCCTTGCGACTTCTGATTAC
- the istB gene encoding IS21-like element helper ATPase IstB, protein MNSNDIEAQFAEAKMPAAKEHYKLLVRSPDYHRIPTNEVIFQLLEAELVHRKRTKFERDLKASKIKYTTAVTENIIFDSRRNLDRNVLLPLALCEWVKFHQNVVVIGLTGVGKTHIVSWLGIEAIKQGYRVAFKRLSTLIDELEQARNEGESLQYRKKIARFPILIIDDFGLAKLTAPSRRDLLEIIEDKTGTGSILITSQMPVEKWHQYIGDPAIADAILDRLIHKAHIIEIQGESMRRDTKH, encoded by the coding sequence ATGAACTCTAATGACATTGAAGCACAGTTCGCAGAAGCAAAGATGCCTGCCGCCAAAGAGCACTATAAGTTGTTAGTTCGCTCTCCTGACTATCATCGCATACCTACTAATGAGGTGATATTTCAATTGCTTGAAGCTGAGCTGGTGCATCGCAAGCGCACTAAATTTGAGCGCGACTTAAAAGCATCCAAAATCAAATACACCACAGCGGTTACGGAAAACATTATTTTTGATAGTAGACGTAATTTAGATCGTAATGTTTTGCTGCCTTTAGCTCTATGCGAATGGGTTAAGTTTCATCAGAACGTGGTGGTTATAGGTCTTACTGGCGTAGGTAAAACTCATATTGTTTCTTGGCTTGGCATTGAAGCTATCAAACAAGGTTATCGAGTCGCATTTAAGCGCTTATCGACACTCATTGATGAGCTTGAGCAAGCCAGAAATGAAGGCGAGTCTTTACAGTATCGCAAAAAAATAGCCCGCTTCCCCATTCTTATAATTGATGATTTTGGCCTTGCCAAATTAACAGCCCCAAGCCGTAGAGACTTGCTGGAAATTATTGAAGATAAAACAGGGACGGGCTCAATCTTAATTACTAGTCAAATGCCAGTTGAAAAATGGCATCAATACATTGGCGATCCAGCAATTGCAGACGCCATTCTCGATCGACTAATTCATAAAGCACATATTATTGAGATTCAAGGTGAGTCAATGCGCCGAGATACTAAACACTAA
- the istA gene encoding IS21 family transposase codes for MVRSKLHDHELMLRLICDTNLSNRKIGELSGYSHNTVGRYRKIIIAQKYSWLQLKLLNHDDRKALFIKKRERDLSKRMADYKKVEVELRNKGANQRNIWEAYYDEDPATAYSFSSFTYYYRLYKVKNDISMKIRRYPGEITNVDFAGLTIPYFDRKTNKKHYAQVFVSAIGISCLIYMEACPSQKRSVWIAVHNEMIKYYGGVSEVVTCDNLRPAIDRAKGKYPAKVNRIYAEWAAHCNSVIIPARAGHPQDNACAEAAVKKVTYKIIYKLRSRTFYNIEEINDAIRVLLEVVNNMPFKGGMSRRELFEEFDRPMLRPTPEQLFEYFEWIPERKVPRQFLLRVEGHDYSVPYTLRNEYVETKYNHKKVEFYHKGLCVASHKRSSVKGDFTMNKKHQPVNHQIYGYLKQDYLEWALGVGKYTTQVVNQHFDGYQDYSKIPRDACSYLRKLYESSSDKNDFELACQFSLKKSRPLFATNIERLMKTKPWLDERDDDFIPQHDNIRGAEAYTNGGLH; via the coding sequence ATGGTTCGGAGTAAATTACACGACCATGAATTAATGCTTCGATTGATTTGCGATACTAATTTGTCGAACCGAAAAATTGGTGAACTATCGGGTTACTCTCATAACACTGTTGGTCGGTACCGTAAGATTATCATTGCCCAAAAATACTCTTGGTTACAGTTAAAACTGCTGAACCATGACGATAGAAAAGCTCTTTTCATAAAAAAGCGTGAGCGTGACCTTAGTAAGCGGATGGCAGACTATAAAAAAGTCGAAGTCGAACTTAGAAACAAAGGAGCTAACCAAAGAAATATTTGGGAAGCCTACTATGATGAAGACCCAGCGACGGCCTATTCCTTTAGTAGCTTCACTTACTACTATCGACTCTACAAAGTTAAGAATGACATCTCAATGAAGATCCGCCGTTATCCAGGCGAAATAACCAATGTGGATTTTGCGGGCTTAACGATCCCTTACTTTGATAGAAAAACAAACAAGAAGCATTATGCTCAGGTGTTTGTGTCGGCAATAGGCATATCATGCTTGATCTATATGGAGGCTTGTCCCAGTCAAAAACGCAGCGTTTGGATAGCCGTTCATAATGAAATGATCAAATATTATGGTGGCGTTAGTGAGGTCGTGACTTGCGATAACCTTCGACCTGCTATTGATAGAGCAAAAGGTAAATACCCAGCTAAGGTAAATCGAATTTACGCAGAATGGGCTGCTCATTGTAATAGCGTCATTATTCCTGCTCGTGCTGGGCACCCACAAGACAATGCTTGCGCTGAGGCCGCCGTCAAAAAGGTTACTTATAAAATTATCTACAAACTTCGATCAAGAACTTTCTATAACATCGAGGAAATCAACGATGCGATAAGAGTTCTTTTGGAAGTAGTGAATAACATGCCATTTAAAGGCGGTATGTCTCGCCGTGAGCTGTTTGAGGAGTTTGATAGACCCATGCTAAGACCAACTCCTGAGCAGTTGTTCGAATACTTCGAGTGGATCCCAGAGCGCAAAGTCCCTAGACAATTCTTACTGCGAGTTGAAGGTCACGACTACTCAGTTCCTTACACGCTTCGGAACGAGTATGTGGAAACCAAATACAATCATAAAAAGGTTGAGTTTTACCACAAAGGCTTGTGCGTAGCATCGCACAAACGTAGTTCAGTCAAAGGTGACTTTACGATGAATAAGAAGCATCAACCTGTAAATCATCAGATCTATGGGTATCTCAAGCAAGACTATCTTGAGTGGGCATTGGGTGTTGGCAAATACACCACTCAAGTCGTCAATCAACATTTTGACGGCTATCAGGACTACTCAAAAATCCCCCGTGATGCTTGCAGCTATTTAAGAAAGCTTTATGAGAGCAGCTCTGACAAAAACGATTTTGAACTAGCTTGCCAATTCTCTTTGAAAAAGTCTCGACCATTGTTTGCCACTAATATTGAGCGCCTTATGAAAACTAAGCCATGGCTCGATGAGCGAGACGATGACTTTATTCCTCAGCATGACAATATTCGAGGAGCTGAGGCCTATACAAACGGAGGGTTACATTAA
- a CDS encoding 7-cyano-7-deazaguanine synthase, whose protein sequence is MEGILLSGGLDSTALAYLCKPDIAFNIDYGQNSAAAERNASKAICKDLGIQLVEIDIDCKSLGSGDLSGKPSINQAPESDWWPYRNQLLITLCCMKAVSMGCKQILIGTVQSDVYHADGTIEFIEKINQLISYQEGYIKIKAPAINLSATELIKKSKIPFNLLAWAHSCHKSVIPCTNCRGCNKYYATMQEIGFFKE, encoded by the coding sequence ATGGAAGGTATTTTATTATCTGGAGGCTTGGACTCTACGGCATTGGCATATTTATGTAAGCCTGATATAGCATTCAATATTGACTATGGACAGAACTCTGCAGCAGCAGAGAGAAATGCATCGAAAGCTATCTGCAAAGATTTAGGAATTCAACTGGTTGAAATTGATATTGATTGTAAGAGTTTAGGAAGTGGCGATTTATCGGGCAAACCCTCTATTAATCAAGCTCCCGAGAGTGATTGGTGGCCATATCGTAATCAACTCCTTATTACCCTTTGCTGTATGAAAGCTGTTTCAATGGGTTGTAAGCAGATATTAATTGGGACAGTTCAGTCTGATGTATATCACGCGGATGGAACAATCGAGTTTATTGAAAAAATTAATCAACTTATATCTTATCAAGAAGGTTATATAAAAATAAAAGCACCAGCCATAAATTTATCTGCTACTGAGCTAATTAAAAAATCCAAAATTCCATTTAATTTATTAGCATGGGCTCACTCTTGTCATAAGTCAGTAATACCGTGTACGAATTGCAGAGGATGTAATAAGTATTATGCAACTATGCAAGAAATAGGTTTCTTTAAAGAATGA
- a CDS encoding PfkB family carbohydrate kinase, translating to MGIHVIGGAYKEYCTWPSYTSLQGSAGRAALCLTQIDSSLPITLHSRLAQKDENELRALFFGNANVSLSLDNCDETVSFDYFHPLAEPKILPSPINENLSGFTPNLPASAVAVVFGMIDATPIVSASTVIYDPQNTYDPLLFSETGGIAEKLVYITNQNEIKIFGEKKGVSHTSVEDMAKWLHSTESAEVVIVKCGQRGAYVYSTNESGWALPYETDSVSPVGSGDSFVAAYTYYWHILGCSALKAAEKASVAAAHYVSTGVMNNVQGLEVFQQSLTPVKASKKKVYLAGPFFTLSELWMINEAKYYIESFGMETFSPFHEIGIGTADEVVQKDIDAIKDCDVMYAIFNGTDPGTLFEIGYAISLNKPVIILAENPKAEELKMYDGSGCKIFGDFSSSIYRLSWV from the coding sequence ATGGGAATTCATGTCATTGGAGGTGCCTACAAAGAGTATTGCACCTGGCCAAGCTATACATCTTTGCAGGGCTCTGCAGGTCGAGCAGCACTCTGTTTAACACAAATCGATTCATCACTTCCAATAACGTTGCATTCAAGATTAGCTCAAAAAGATGAAAATGAATTAAGAGCTCTTTTTTTTGGTAATGCGAATGTTTCCCTAAGCTTGGATAATTGTGACGAGACAGTGTCGTTTGATTATTTTCACCCTTTGGCAGAGCCAAAAATTCTTCCTTCGCCAATAAATGAAAACCTCTCTGGTTTCACACCAAACTTACCTGCTTCTGCTGTTGCTGTTGTTTTTGGAATGATAGATGCAACACCAATAGTTTCGGCAAGCACCGTTATATACGACCCTCAAAATACCTATGATCCTCTACTATTTTCGGAGACAGGTGGTATAGCGGAAAAGTTGGTTTATATTACCAATCAAAATGAGATTAAAATTTTCGGTGAAAAGAAAGGCGTGTCTCATACTTCTGTTGAAGATATGGCAAAGTGGCTGCATTCAACCGAAAGTGCTGAGGTAGTCATTGTAAAATGCGGGCAACGAGGTGCTTATGTTTACTCAACAAATGAGTCAGGTTGGGCTTTACCATACGAAACAGACTCTGTATCTCCAGTGGGCTCAGGGGACTCATTTGTAGCTGCCTATACTTATTATTGGCATATATTAGGGTGCTCAGCTTTGAAAGCAGCTGAAAAAGCTAGTGTTGCAGCGGCGCACTATGTCAGCACTGGGGTTATGAATAACGTGCAAGGTCTTGAGGTTTTCCAACAGTCATTGACCCCAGTTAAAGCAAGCAAGAAGAAGGTGTATTTAGCAGGACCTTTTTTTACGCTATCTGAATTATGGATGATCAATGAAGCCAAGTATTATATTGAGTCGTTTGGTATGGAGACATTTTCGCCATTTCATGAAATCGGTATTGGTACGGCTGATGAAGTTGTGCAAAAAGATATAGATGCTATAAAAGATTGTGATGTTATGTATGCAATTTTTAACGGTACTGATCCAGGAACGCTCTTTGAGATTGGTTATGCTATTAGCTTAAATAAACCTGTAATAATTTTAGCTGAAAACCCAAAAGCAGAAGAATTGAAAATGTATGACGGCTCTGGCTGTAAAATATTTGGTGATTTCAGCTCCTCCATATACAGGCTTTCCTGGGTATAA
- a CDS encoding RHS repeat domain-containing protein — translation MNRLTSSNSTNAGHQTYNYDAVGNRTKRYKNGALQETNTYAPTSNKLTKINSSSITYNSNGQTRTKAGATFNYNAENRLSSHLKSGVTTSFKHNALGQRVYKRKGNDINYYFYDEAGQLIAEYAITGKIWKEYIYLHGQVIGFTRNGTLYHVHNDHLGRAERITNSSKTTVWRANNNDFDRVVTTNSIGGYNLGFPGQYYDQETGLYYNYFRDYDPSTGRYIQADPIGQWGGENIYLYTNRPSNEIDIYGLASSLSACMNPRMWGTCMEAGMMNSPRFINLKSHALKHSRLTPKKYYNQALNNIKNGKPFKFKHDGQTKQCFVKRTGKDSFTITSTSANGKVIFTHFNNATTQYLRNLGITLPKGF, via the coding sequence GTGAATCGTTTAACGAGCTCTAATTCTACCAATGCTGGCCATCAGACTTATAATTATGATGCGGTTGGGAATCGCACCAAGCGTTATAAGAACGGTGCTTTGCAGGAGACTAATACTTATGCTCCAACCAGTAATAAGCTAACAAAAATTAACAGTAGCAGTATTACTTATAACAGCAATGGACAAACTCGCACCAAAGCTGGCGCGACTTTTAACTACAACGCTGAAAACCGTTTAAGCTCACACCTTAAAAGCGGCGTCACCACCAGCTTTAAGCATAATGCGCTGGGGCAAAGGGTTTATAAAAGAAAAGGTAATGATATTAATTACTATTTCTATGACGAAGCCGGTCAATTGATAGCAGAGTACGCTATCACTGGAAAAATTTGGAAAGAATATATTTATCTGCATGGCCAAGTGATTGGGTTTACCCGTAATGGCACCCTCTATCATGTACATAATGACCACCTAGGTCGTGCCGAGCGCATTACCAACTCAAGCAAAACCACCGTATGGAGAGCTAACAATAACGATTTTGATAGAGTCGTAACCACCAACTCAATTGGTGGATACAACCTCGGCTTCCCTGGACAATACTACGACCAAGAGACAGGCTTGTATTACAACTACTTTAGGGATTACGACCCAAGCACAGGGCGCTACATTCAAGCCGATCCGATTGGGCAGTGGGGAGGAGAAAATATTTATCTTTACACAAATAGGCCTTCTAATGAAATTGATATTTATGGATTAGCGAGCTCTTTATCTGCTTGTATGAACCCGAGAATGTGGGGAACCTGCATGGAAGCAGGTATGATGAACTCTCCGCGCTTTATAAACTTAAAAAGTCATGCTCTTAAGCATAGTCGGTTGACTCCAAAAAAATATTATAATCAAGCACTAAATAATATAAAAAATGGTAAGCCATTTAAGTTTAAGCACGATGGACAAACCAAGCAATGTTTTGTTAAAAGAACAGGTAAAGATAGTTTTACAATTACATCTACAAGTGCAAATGGTAAAGTGATATTCACCCACTTTAACAACGCTACTACTCAGTATTTACGAAATCTAGGCATTACACTGCCGAAGGGGTTTTAA
- a CDS encoding DUF4288 domain-containing protein: MYYSVNVLFKSTRSDSKEPLWEERILLIDALDEDEAERLAIKLCENEKVKCSTVDGSDVEWNFYTVERAYEIQDSIEHGTEIFSRFIKEREALGLLEPFEE, from the coding sequence ATGTACTATTCTGTTAATGTACTTTTCAAGTCAACACGATCAGATTCTAAAGAGCCGTTATGGGAGGAAAGGATACTCCTTATAGACGCTTTAGATGAAGATGAAGCCGAAAGACTTGCAATTAAATTATGTGAAAACGAAAAAGTAAAGTGCTCTACTGTAGATGGCTCTGATGTTGAGTGGAATTTTTATACAGTCGAAAGAGCATATGAAATTCAAGATTCAATAGAGCACGGTACGGAAATCTTTTCTAGGTTTATTAAAGAAAGAGAAGCTTTGGGTTTACTGGAGCCCTTCGAAGAATAG